Proteins from a single region of Microbacterium galbinum:
- the rpmI gene encoding 50S ribosomal protein L35 produces the protein MPKQKTHSGAKKRFKITGSGKLKKQQAGMRHNLEHKSSRRTRRLNQDQVLSKADAKVANKLLGR, from the coding sequence ATGCCGAAGCAGAAGACCCATTCGGGTGCGAAGAAGCGCTTCAAGATCACCGGCAGCGGAAAGCTGAAGAAGCAGCAGGCTGGCATGCGTCACAACCTCGAGCACAAGTCGAGCCGTCGCACCCGTCGCCTCAACCAGGACCAGGTTCTGTCGAAGGCAGACGCCAAGGTCGCGAACAAGCTTCTCGGTCGCTGA
- a CDS encoding ribosomal maturation YjgA family protein — translation MTTDSPSSPRARRRRRIGCAAAAAGVIGAGLLVHGLVEGPAGDIAGDALYAVLIYALIACALPRARSGAIAVSAALVCAAVEFAQLTGIPHALGQAFPPVHLVLGSGFDPRDLVVYVCAVAVAAALDAGVRSRWTARPEKAEGALPEESAF, via the coding sequence GTGACAACCGACAGCCCATCGTCCCCGCGAGCGAGGCGACGCCGACGGATCGGTTGCGCTGCAGCGGCTGCGGGCGTCATCGGCGCAGGCCTCCTCGTCCACGGTCTCGTCGAGGGGCCGGCCGGGGACATCGCCGGGGACGCCCTCTACGCCGTGCTGATCTACGCGCTCATCGCCTGCGCACTCCCCCGTGCGCGCTCCGGCGCGATCGCGGTGTCGGCCGCCCTCGTGTGCGCTGCCGTCGAGTTCGCCCAACTCACCGGCATCCCGCACGCCCTGGGCCAGGCGTTCCCACCCGTGCACCTGGTGCTGGGTTCGGGATTCGATCCCCGGGATCTGGTCGTCTACGTCTGCGCCGTCGCGGTGGCCGCTGCGCTCGACGCCGGCGTGCGCTCCAGGTGGACAGCGCGTCCGGAGAAAGCAGAAGGCGCCCTCCCGGAGGAGAGCGCCTTCTGA
- the rplT gene encoding 50S ribosomal protein L20 — MARVKRAVNAHKKRRVILERASGYRGQRSRLYRKAKEQVIHSLVYSYRDRRKRKGDFRRLWIQRINAAARQNGITYNRFIQGLGLAGVTVDRRMLADLAVNDAATFTTLVETAKKALPSDVNAPKSAA; from the coding sequence ATGGCAAGAGTCAAGCGGGCGGTAAACGCTCACAAGAAGCGCCGGGTCATCCTCGAGCGCGCCTCCGGTTACCGCGGCCAGCGTTCGCGCCTCTACCGGAAGGCCAAGGAGCAGGTCATCCACTCCCTGGTCTACTCGTACCGGGACCGTCGCAAGCGCAAGGGTGACTTCCGTCGCCTCTGGATCCAGCGCATCAACGCTGCGGCACGCCAGAACGGCATCACGTACAACCGCTTCATCCAGGGCCTCGGCCTCGCGGGTGTGACGGTCGACCGTCGTATGCTCGCCGACCTCGCGGTCAACGACGCAGCGACGTTCACGACTCTCGTCGAGACGGCCAAGAAGGCTCTGCCTTCCGACGTCAACGCTCCGAAGTCGGCTGCGTAA